Proteins from a genomic interval of Homo sapiens chromosome 15 genomic patch of type FIX, GRCh38.p14 PATCHES HG2139_PATCH:
- the MTMR10 gene encoding myotubularin-related protein 10 isoform X1 has product MISTCLPEYIVVPSSLADQDLKIFSHSFVGRRMPLWCWSHSNGSALVRMALIKDVLQQRKIDQRICNAITKSHPQRSDVYKSDLDKTLPNIQEVQAAFVKLKQLCVNEPFEETEEKWLSSLENTRWLEYVRAFLKHSAELVYMLESKHLSVVLQEEEGRDLSCCVASLVQVMLDPYFRTITGFQSLIQKEWVMAGYQFLDRCNHLKRSEKESPLFLLFLDATWQLLEQYPAAFEFSETYLAVLYDSTRISLFGTFLFNSPHQRVKQSTEFAISKNIQLGDEKGLKFPSVWDWSLQFTAKDRTLFHNPFYIGKSTPCIQNGSVKSFKRTKKSYSSTLRGMPSALKNGIISDQELLPRRNSLILKPKPDPAQQTDSQNSDTEQYFREWFSKPANLHGVILPRVSGTHIKLWKLCYFRWVPEAQISLGGSITAFHKLSLLADEVDVLSRMLRQQRSGPLEACYGELGQSRMYFNASGPHHTDTSGTPEFLSSSFPFSPVGNLCRRSILGTPLSKFLSGAKIWLSTETLANED; this is encoded by the exons ATGATATCCACTTG ccTTCCAGAATACATTGTAGTGCCAAGTTCTTTAGCAGACCAAGATCTAAAgatcttttcccattcttttgtTGGGAGAAGGATGCCA CTCTGGTGCTGGAGCCACTCTAACGGCAGTGCTCTTGTGCGAATGGCCCTCATCAAAGACGTGCTGCAGCAGAGGAAGATTGACCAGAG gATTTGTAATGCAATAACTAAAAGTCACCCACAGAGAAGTGATGTTTACAAATCAGATTTGGATAAGACCTTGCCTAATATTCAAGAAGTACAGGCAGCATTTGTAAAACTGAAGCAGCTATGCGTTAATG AGCCTTTTGAAGAAACTGAAGAGAAATGGTTATCTTCACTGGAAAATACTCGATGGTTAGAATATGTAAG gGCATTCCTTAAGCATTCAGCAGAACTTGTATACATGCTAGAAAGCAAACATCTCTCTGTAGTCCTACAAG aggaggaaggaagagacttGAGCTGTTGTGTAGCTTCTCTTGTTCAAGTGATGCTGGATCCCTATTTTAGGACAATTACTGGATTTCAGAGTCTGATACAGAAGGAGTGGGTCATGGCAGGATATCAGTTTCTAGACAGATGCAACCATCTAAAGAGATCAGAGAAAGAG TCTCCTTTATTTTTGCTATTCTTGGATGCCACCTGGCAGCTGTTAGAACAATATCCTGCAGCTTTTGAGTTCTCCGAAACCTACCTGGCAGTGTTGTATGACAGCACCCGGATCTCACTGTTTGGCACCTTCCTGTTCAACTCCCCTCACCAGCGAGTGAAGCAAAGCACG gaATTTGCTATAAGCAAAAACATCCAATTGGGTGATGAGAAGGGCTTAAAATTCCCCTCTGTTTGGGACTGGTCTCTCCAGTTTACAGCAAAGGATCGCACCCTTTTCCATAACCCCTTCTACATTGGAAAGAGCACACCTTGTATACAGAATGGCTCCGTGAAGTCTTTTAAACGGACAAAG AAAAGCTACAGCTCCACACTAAGAGGAATGCCGTCTGCCttaaagaatggaatcatcagtGACCAAGAATTACTTCCAAGGAGAAATTCATTGATATTAAAACCAAAGCCAGATCCAGCTCAGCAAACCGACAGCCAGAACAGTGATACGGAGCAGTATTTTAGAGAATGGTTTTCCAAACCCGCCAACCTGCACGGTGTTATTCTGCCACGTGTCTCTGGAACACACATAAAACTGTGGAAACTGTGCTACTTCCGCTGGGTTCCCGAGGCCCAGATCAGCCTGGGTGGCTCCATCACAGCCTTTCACAAGCTCTCCCTCCTGGCTGATGAAGTCGACGTACTGAGCAGGATGCTGCGGCAACAGCGCAGTGGCCCCCTGGAGGCCTGCTATGGGGAGCTGGGCCAGAGCAGGATGTACTTCAACGCCAGCGGCCCTCACCACACCGACACCTCGGGGACACCGGAGTTTCTCTCctcctcatttccattttctcctgtAGGGAATCTGTGCAGACGAAGCATTTTAGGAACACCATTAAGCAAATTTTTAAGTGGGGCCAAAATATGGTTGTCTACTGAGACATTAGCAAATGAAGACTAA